GGCAGTAAGGACTGAAGGCTTCATGGAGTGCTCGCACATGCACTCTGTGTGCTGCCGTTTAGCTGCCATTGTAAGCGCCCATGCAGagcgccggcagctgcggTCAACACGCCGTgacccaccccctctcctctcgttattctccccctccccctctgctcCGCTCCTGCTGGCTGAGATGTGCGCCGACACACGTGCCCCACACATCGACGCAGCCGGCAGCTGACTTTCCGCACCGCTATGCCGTGAGCGGGTACTCTTCTCATGCGCTCTCCTTATCCGCTTTCTCTTGCCTTTGTTTATGGGTCGTCTACGGTTGacctgccccccccccctcctgtCCCCCTAGAATGTGACGTGCGCATGTACTTTTACCCTCACATAAACCTGACAGACAGCGTTGGCCAACAGGAGGCACCCGCAGTagagcggtgcggcgcacgagaaaaggggaggggcttGCGAGAGGGTACAAGAAGTCGGAGGGTCACGCGCGTTGGCAGTCTCGTCACCCCATCGCGCACCCGACTCCTCGCCCCCCAGCCAtccaccgcacacgcacacacacacacacacgtagaCTTTCTTCTgcacacgcgtacacgcGCCCATTGAGCTGACAGCATCGCTGTCGCATCTTGCATGCTATCACAGAGTTCGACCGATAGAttccttcctcccctcctcgcacatacacacatacacacacacacgcacgggtGTGGTCTATCTTGCTCACGCCACCGCGCTCCTTCACCGCATCCACTCTTGCGCGGAGGTGCTCCCCTTCCGTTTCGCATTCGCCTTCATCGTCACCGCTCGATCCGCTGCTCGCCTATCTCCTCTTGGACGTGTTGACGCCAGCGCTGTGCTTGCTTGGCGGCGTGttcgagagggaggggaccgAACTCCTGCGGCCCCAAAATGAGTAGTGCATCGTGCAGTTCACatggcagccgccgccgcagcaccagcagcacacgccaccaccgtcgacTTGAGGATACCCGGTCGCCATCGCTGGAAGGCTCACGTGCCACGATTGCAGCAACGGTGAGTCacaccagcgccagcgcaccgGATCGCGCTGCATGCTACGGCGACATCTTCGTGGTGGATGTGGCGAGTGGTGACCACTTTCATATCACGGTTGCCTTACGAGGTCCCTTCCATCCCTTGACGTCCGTGACGCACGGTGCACTGCAGCGCACCGTGCGCAACCTGCTCCTGGCCTCACCCAACACCCACACGGGGGACTCGACAGTGCAGTCGCAcccgcttctgctgctcctgcttgATGGCGTGCCACTCGATGACAGCGATGCCGTGACGCTGCCAAATGGCGCGGTCGTGGAGGTGCACCGCGGCTCTGCCGACTCGCCGCCTCGGTCTGTGGCGCTGCCATCAGAGCAGGGGATGCCACTGCCGTCAACCTCCGCGGTTAGCGCGGCGAGCGCACGCCTGTCTGCGCTGGAGGCAGTGAATAGCGACCCTACCGAAGAAGAGAAACTCTGGAGAACGCAAGCCACcccgacagcgacgacagtGCCGTCTCCGCGCGGCGCGGGAGGTGCGCCTTCCAACGTCGGTTTACGGAGCGACGTCGACAACGTGGCTGGGACCCGTGACAGCGCCTCGTCGTACGCGCTCGTGCGCACCAGTGGAACGGCAACGACCAGCAAGTCGAGGCCGCGGTGTGCGGTCACGCTGTTGTCCGCGTTTCACGCGAGCGCGCATGAGGACAAGCTCGTGTCGAGGCAGCGGATACCATCGTCGTGGCTGCCAAGCAGGCATGGCGGCGTTGGTGTGTCTGCACGGCTATCAGAGGAGGAGACCACATCGGCCAGCAGGCAGGTGTCGAGCCTGCACACCGTCAAGGACACACAGCGGCCTTGGCACCGGAGGACCACCACATACAGCCCCATCAGCGGACATCCACACGTACATGAGGGCGACGCAGCTGTGAGAGGAGAgactgcttctgctgctggtgcacgcacgccgtcctcTGCATCATCAATGTTGACGCCGCACCTCTCCGCTGCCTTTACGTCGCCTGCCTTTAGTCAAGACTCATTAGCAGCCACCGAGGAGCCCCTTACACACAGGCGGCACGCACCGCCCAGCTTGccccgcgcctccgccgccgacgacagGTCCTCGTCTACCTCACTATGTCCCCGTCGTGCAGCGCCCTCGGCTGAACCGCGACCGACGTCGTCCGCGTCGGATTTGGTGCCAGTCGCACTGCAGAATACCGCCGCGTCTGATCGAGGCTCACAGGCTGTGCCGGCGTCGGTCCTGCCTGCGCCACCCACCGACCACCCGCAACTGCAGACGTCAGCGCCGCTACCGTCATCAcccccgctgcagctgaccGCGCAGGAAATCTACGACACTCAGCGGAgctccatcgccgccgcggctgccgccgagcaGAGACGCCTCCTCACacgtctgcagcagcggtgtcgggtgctcgaggaggagaaaaaggcgctgctgacggcgcGCCTTGGTGCGCTGAGGGCGCAGGAGTCCGCAGGCCttctgcgtgcgctgcgaGAGGCCCAGGAGGAGACCGCCGCTGTGGAGGTGGatgctgtgcgtgctcgcCTCGGCGAGCATCGCGAAGACTTGCTTAGCCACtggctgcgcgtgctgcagtTCCACAAGGACACGCACTACGCCATGCCGAGCGCGCTGTTGCGTGAGCTGGAGGATGAGGGCGAGGCGCTCACCCTTCACTGCCTATCCTCCATCGCCGGCTATCACACCCAGAAGGCCCGCCTgcaagcgctgcagcggcaacgcgtgttgaaggaggcggaggtggctCGCCTGCGGTGGGAGGCCCAAGTGCGCCAGtgcacggcggaggagcagcgcggTTGTctgcgggtggtggcgcggctgAGGCCGCCAAACGAGCGCTCCTGGCTCCCTGCGTCGGTGCTCGCGTCCGCTGAGGCGGGAGAGCTCGACGGCGGCTACGGCGTCCGCGTGTTGGAGGGCTCGCCGGATCCTGCCCGCGGCACCCAACAAGTGATTGCGCCTGTCCCGTGTGTGGTAGAGGTAACCGACCCGCCGCGCGATCTGCGTCGCCGTTACGCGCTCTGGGCGGCCTACAACGCCGCCAACGCAgggtcgcagcagcgcctcttcgaggatcagctgcagccgctgctcgagCACATGTGCCGCACTGGGCAGAACGTCGCCGTCCTGGCATTCGGCgctgtcggcagcggcaaaaCATTTGCGCTGTTCGGCtcccgcgccgcgcagctgccaccgcaGTCCGTGAGGACAGCGAGCAAGggtgtgctgccgccgcaacCCCACGGAGTCGGCGGAGAGTCCGCCAGCGCTGGGGTGCTCAGTGACTTTgacctcagcagcagccgaagCCACAGCGAAGGCGACGACGTCGGCCGCATGCCGAACGGCGTCACTACCGTGGGGGCGCCGGGGCGCCGGGGTATTACCCGCTGCCTTGACCCCGCCGACGCGGCGAGGGAGGCTCAGGTGCTCGAGTTCTTGGCCGAGACTGAGGCTgcgaagcggcggcagcgcagtgcGGAGCGGCACGCACGAGAGGAATGCGGCTGGCGGGAGCGGGCCGGGATCGAGGAGGGTGatgggctgctgccgcgcgcggtggcgtggctgacggcgcacctgcgcagcgaGTCGCCGCACGGCAAGGCCAGCGGGCCAGTGGTGAAGTCCATCGTCTTCTCCATGTACGAGGTGTACAATGATCACGTGTACGACTTGCTGCCAACCCCTCCTCCGAGTGCTGCAGGCACCACTGAACCCGGCAGCAAGGCCTCGTGGGCGGCGTGGCCTCGATGGAACGCCGGGTGGCTGCCCGCCCCGCACATCAAGAACAGCAACCCGGGGAACctgacggagctgcagctggagtTGTTGCCGCCATCCACAGACAGACGTGGCGCTGTCAGAGACGGGTCAGCCACTGTCTCGCACttgccggcgcagcagccagagCAGCCCCAGTGGCGCGTCAAGGCGAGCGAGATGGAGGTGCGCTCAGCaacggaggcgctgcaggcgatCCACCTCGgtctccaccgccgccgctccgccgccacgcttCGGGGGGCGCAGTCGAGCCGCAGCCATCTCTTCCTGCGCTTCCGAGTCAAGGTGCAGCGGCCCGTCATGCCGGCGAAGTCGTCGAGCGTTGCGATGCAGTGGGCGTCAGCCACTTCTGTGGCATCCGCGTTGGAGGTACCGGGCATCGGCGCTCTGATCGGCAATGCCGCAGCGTCTGCGGACGCCACGGGTGCTGCAGGCAAGCCGAAGGGCTACGACTTCCTGCGCGCCGCACTCGCGATGCCTTCTGAAGGAGCAACCAGCGCCcagccggcagcgccagcgtcaTCGCTGACCTGTgtcgcggagctgctcttCACTGACTTTGCCGGCAGCGAGCGCATCGAGCTCAGCGGTGTCACAGGCGACgcgctgaaggaggcgcagtACATCCACTCGAGCCTGAGCGCCGTGTCGGAGGTGCTGACGGCGTTGGCGCGGGCACATCCCCGCCGTGATCGCCAGGGCGaggcagaagcggcggcgaggcagccgaggaagcagcgcggcggtggcgggacGCCACCACTAGCGGCTGCCGCGTTGGTACAGCGCTGGGGAGCGATGGTGAACTGCCCAGGCGTCACGCTGTCGCGCAGCCCGCCGGTCTTCCTCCAGCCACGCTTCACGAAACTCAGCGGTGACCGCGACAcccggcagcgcagcgggcaCGAGGACGGCCTTGCACTGCGCAGGCGCGAGCTGGCGCTCATGGACAAGCACGTAGCTGAGGAGGAAGGTgcgcagtggtggcggtgttggcgtgccgcgccgccgcacgtgccGTTCCGCACGTGCAAgacgacgcagctgctgcagtctGCGCTGGGCGCGCCGTGCAAgtcgctggtgctggcgtgcgtgcagccGTGCAGCGTGtcggaggtggtgctgccggcgaGCCTGCACGACCGCAAAGgcccacgcacgcgtgcggcggcgcagtcgGTGTTCGCTCACCAGGCGCCGGTGATGCTCTCCGAGGTGCACGCCACGCTAACCTTTGCTGAACGCATCCACGACGCATCGCAGGACGGCGGCAAGGCCAAGCGAGCGTAGTGGCGCacaaagggggtgggggatgaCGTGTATGGGTAAGGATGCTGTGCATTGGGCTTCGGCTACACAGGACGAAAAATAAAACGGGGCGGCGCGGCTTGCGATtgccgccgtgcgcgtgtgccacgCCAGGCCCGGGGCGCGAAGGCAACCCCGCCCCGGCCCCCCGCCAAACCCTGCCCAGCACCCCACAAAAAATCCGCCCCTCATCTTTGCCCACGGGTGCCCGGCCAGTCCAGCACGCCCCTCGGCgtttggggagggggtacgGGGCGTTCGCGCCGCCTCGGGGTTGGGGGGAGGCCaggttggggggggggtattgGGCGCGTGTCGTGTTCACGGGCGTCGGGGCATggctgagggaggggggtcggCGGCTGACATTCACATCGCCTCATCGGGGgcttgcgtgtgcacggTGCGGTGCCGCCATGACGTGCCGTTCGCCAATCACTTCTTCCCGATGTTGTTTTCGGTCTTGATCCCATAGTCCAAGGCATGTTGATCCGTTTATATGTTGACAACACATCCGTTTTCTCTGCCACACAACACGAGCTGAACCCCGCCTTGCCACAGGCACCCATTGAATGATGCGAAGCAGCCGTGGACATGCGGTGCGGCAATGCGCTGACCCAGTCATCTACGCTCGGCCtctgcaccccccccccaaatCTAACCACTACCCGccctgcagccgctcccaatcatgccggccgccacgcggtgcagcaccccCACCGGGGTGGCTCAGGCTCCCCCCCACCAATGggcagtgagggccggggggCGGGATGCGCTCTAGTCACGCTGATACGCTGCTcatcacatggatggcacagacgTGTGTTCAGTGTCGCAGgtcgcgacggcgccaccccATCCAAGGAGCCTCACCGCTGCCATCAGTAGCGGATACATCGCTCTAACCTCCCCACATCGTAGGTGCTTGACCCCGTCACACCACCcgaagtggctcggcatttgGCAAGgctgggtgtgtgtgtgtgtgtgtgtgtgggtacTGGGCCCTGAGATACGACGCACGGAAAGGTGTATCCTCCCTGCCATCAGGGATTGCGGATCCCGCACGAAAAGGAAACcgacatgcgcgcgtgcacgcagcCAAAAGCGTCCACACCTCATCGCCTATACAGCAGAGGGATGCGCCCTCAAGAgtggagaaggtgcgcgcacgcacacagaacAACGAGAACCATCActgtgcgctgcgctccTTCCCATTTTTTCCCGTTTTGCCTACCTACAGATCATCCAAGAAGTTCTTCACCGCCTCTCCAAAAGCCCCGGtcgcctgcgcggcgctcTGCTGCAGGCTGCGCGCGGCCTCCGTGACATGCCAGAGAGCGTCGCTTGCGGTGCCGGGCGCGCccatgccgccgctgctgacacGCGgaccgccgctggcgcagtAGGTGTCCTCAGGCACGTATGCCTGGTTGCCAAGACCACGGAAGTCAGGCccggcgcgcggcgccgccgaggcggacATTGACAGTGGCGTCGGCGTGGCCGACCTCGCTGTGGCCGCGGAGGCCGAGACGTTCGTGGGATTGTTGCCGCCCGCGCCGTACGGCTGGTGCGTTagcggcgccggtgtcgtCGCCGGCACGTTCGTGTCATCGAAGAGGTCACCGTTGACGTTCTCCGCGCTCTTGCCGATGAAGCCGGTCTGACGCGGCGCCTGCGGTACCTTCGGCGCATGCGGCTCACCGCGCCCAAGCATGGTCGGGTCCACcgcgcgggcggcggcggcagccagATCGgcctggcgctggcgctccGTCTCTGCCTCGGCGGCTTTGCGTTGCTCTGCCTCGCGGTCGTACAGGAGCTCTTCGGGCACCGGCCGCGTAGACTCCTCGATGGTGCCCTCCACGCGGGCGATACCGCCGAAGCCCTTCTTCTTTCCCTTCGCGCCaggcgccgcaccgctgccgccgagcttCTTCGCCCCGAGCCCGGTGGGCTTGGAGGAGATCGCCACGACCGGCGCCACTGTCGCGGGGCTGTCCTGTGCCGTCACGTCGGGGCTGGCGCTGGAGGTAGGCGACAGGGACGAcccagcggcgacggcggcagcgccaaaGAACGTCGGAGAAGCACATTTGCCTGACTGTGGCGACGGCTCGCACGCCAACTGCGGCAcgggcgacgccggcggtaGCTGCCCGTTCTGCGTGAAGTCGTTCACGGCCTTGTCAACCATGCGCTTGtacagcgcggcggcgggggaggtGTAGAAGGACTTGGGGTCTATATTGCCATGCTGCTTCAGGAACTGCTTCGccctgctgttgccgccaAGCGCCACACGCAGTGCCTCTTGCGGGCGCCAGCTGTCAAGCTCCGCGGACTTCATGAAGGTGATATGTACCCCCATGCcacggtggcggccgcagcagtcCATGCATAGGAAGAGGCCGTACGTCACGCTGCACCAGCTCGGGTTCTTCTGCGGGCAGTCGAAGCAGATGCGGTTGtccggcagctgccgcaTCACCGCGACGAGCTCCTTCGCCTCTTCCGCCGTCTCCGGCACCTTCAGATTGCCGGTGCTCGCCATCGCTCTGCCTCTCGTCTTCCACGCTCCCGCGGTGCCTCCCCGGGTgcggtggtgtggtggtggtgtgatGATATACCAAGCAGGCACGAAGAATCTTTGACACCCGCTccgacaacggcggcgacggcgatggaaTGGGGTGGGCCGCTAACGGGCTATTGTACTTGAACAGCGTCAACACAGCAGAACGCGGAGCGAGCAgggcaaaggaggaggaggaggtcgcCGGATTGAGAGAGCACGGAGTCCCAAGAGGATGtagcacccacacccacacacacaggcagacacgTACGCACAGAGAGCTTGAACGACAGTACCTGCGCGACGACCGTGGAAGGTGTGCATcacagcggcgacgaagaagaagagggcgagaggtggtggggcgaggaggtgatTCATGAGGAATGCACCGCTGGGAGAAGGCCATTACGTCGGAGGAGGGGTTCCTCTCGAGATCGCCCCTCATGCCTCCCGGGGCAaaggtgggtggggtgggtggcggcagcggcgaggacaGCACGCATTCGAAACACACTTAGAGCCTTCAAGGAGAGGGATGACGTATTACCGTGTTGCCGGGGTGTTGTGGACACATGGTCTTGGTGCTTTCCCatcctctgctgctgtggtgtcggtgatggggggagggagggaggaagggggggggtatgcacgcacatacacgcgcgtgcgtcccTCGAAGCTgtggcgacacacacacacacacacacacacacaaagaaaatCAAACCGGTTGCTTAGCTCTCTCTCTAGCCTTCTCCCCACTCGCCCATCGGCAGACACTGGCGCTGACAACGGGGCTTCCGCCTTttgcgggaggggggggggggaggtgccgCCCGTGAGcaccggcgcgcgcgcaccgcgacagagggaagagacataacgtgtgtgtgcgtgtggtccGCGCTTTTCCCCCACATTGGGACCAGATGCTTCAGGCATCGCGATAtcgaggcggccgcggcgccgtggaTGTGGGGCTGCTCACATCAAAGCTCGACCATCACCTTGCCACAGTTCTTCTGCTCGAACATCCAGTCAATGGCGTCGTACACACCTTCTAGGCCTTTGAACGTCGCGGGGTCGATGCAGACTTGCACAATCCCCTGCTCGTGCAGCGCACAGAGACGGTCAAAGTGCAGCTGCCCGTACTTGGCAAagtgagggaggaagaaggtagagagggaggcgctcTTGGCAAGCAgctgcaacggcagcggcttgCGGCTCGGGCAGACTGCTTCGATGGAGCCGCGCTGGTAGGTCGACACGCAGCCTAGAGAGACGATGCGGCCGCGCGGTGCGAGGCTCTGGATCACAGCATTGAGGAGGTCGCCGCCAACGGATTCGTAGGCGATGTTGATCCCGCGTGGGTAGCAgcgcaggagcgccgccgccgtgttgCGGCCCTCTGCCTTGTAGTTCACCACCCCGTCGCACTTGAGCGTGTCGGTGAGAAAGACCTCCTTCGATGGCGAGGAGCACGTCCCGACGACTGAGCAGCCGTAGACGTGCTTGAGCAGCTGAACGGCAAACTGCCCTGtgccgcctgccgccgccgtcacgacGGCGCGCTCGCCAGGCTGCGGCTGGAGGACGTGCTCAAGCGCGAtggacgccgtcgtcgcacTCAGGTCGAGCGGCAGGTATTCCCTCGCCATACGTGGTATAGACTTGGCGTGCCGTCGCGCTACTACCTGGTACTCTGCAAAGGCGCCGTAGCTCTGAgtcacgacggcggcgcccgCTTTCAAGTCTTTTACGCCGCTGCCTACGTCGACAACCTCTCCGACGGCCTCGAAGCCACAAGCGAAGGGCGGCCACACATCGGGCTGGTAGATGCCAGCCGTGAAGTTGATGTCGCTCGCGTTGATGCCAAGGTACTTGTTCTTCACGAGGATAGCCTTGGGGTGCAGCTCCGTTGGGAACGGTGCTTCAACGATGGATGCGACTGCCCGGAAGTTGGTGGAGAGCTCCCGGGCGACGATATGCCGGTAcgtgcgcgctgctgcggccaTTGCCTGCATGCGTGGGTGGCCGTAGCGGACGTGTCGTGCGGAGGAGACCGAAGGGAGGGAtagtgagagagagaacgatgGTGGAGGCTGAGGACGTGGAGGTGAAAAGAGGGTGGTGGGCGgcctgcggcggcaggaAAGCTATCGCCGGCGCACAGTGCGACCCGCGACCCAGCCTTTCACCCTGGGCGCCCCCGCGTGTGCTGCACtgtgcctccccctctcatGCCCGAGCGCCACTCGACACCGAGGCAACCACGGGGGGCCTTCTCTTTTTTGGGGCGCCGACCATGATCACAACACATGGCGCCGAATGTGTGCCTGGGCGCGCGATGACGGACACATGCGCGCAGATGGCGTGCGAGCAGAGGGAATGTGAGCAAGAGAGGCCAATGCAGGGGACACACAAGTGACGAAGATCACACGAGTGATACTCGACGACTGCTGCAACGGACGCCGGGTGGAGAGGAAGCGCGGGCGAGGCGGGGTGTGGGGTGGGCGAGTCCGTGCATGGCACGAGAGGTAgatggaggacgaggacacCTTGTcagtgcccccccccccttccccagcTCGCTGAGGGGTACAAGTAGACGACACGTGCAGACGTGTTTGACAGAGCGTGCGGAAAAATAGATAACAATGGCAGCAATAGGGTCGGAGAAAtacagcgcgcgcgcggtgcaCACACATTGCGCATgccgagggagagagagagagacagtgGAGTGGAGTGGGGACGGGGGAGacgaaggggggagggtgacaGGAAGACACGTGAGCCGGGGAACGTATGCGGAGATACGGAGCACAGACACATGTGCAACACAAGCAGGGTCCAGGCAAAAGATGGCCCACATCTttgcgggaggggggggggaggtgccTGTCAAGGACGAGAAGCCACGCTGCATCTGAGTCGAtgtctcctccaccacctcctccgtccGACATTAAAGTTTAGATGTCGCTCTCACTGTAATATggcaggaggcgcacacacgcgcattCCCTTCTCGCGCGCTGCCATACCTACCGGTGCGAGGCGGAGTTGCCATAGGGGTTTGCCTCCCACATCACCCAGTCGTCACTGTGCCCGCGCGTGGACGAGTCCTGTGGCTCTCCATCATGCAATGGCGGTGGCGTTTGCGGTGCGGACGCGCTCTCCGAGGTGTTGTTCGGCGGCGCCTGAGTCACACACGCCTCAGCGTAGCGGGCCGCCATGTCACGCACCCGCTCGGCGACCGAGTGCGGCACATTGCATGCTTCCTCCCATTCCTCCACAGCGGATGCCAGGCGGGTCTGAGA
Above is a window of Leishmania mexicana MHOM/GT/2001/U1103 complete genome, chromosome 13 DNA encoding:
- a CDS encoding oxidoreductase-like protein, which encodes MQAMAAAARTYRHIVARELSTNFRAVASIVEAPFPTELHPKAILVKNKYLGINASDINFTAGIYQPDVWPPFACGFEAVGEVVDVGSGVKDLKAGAAVVTQSYGAFAEYQVVARRHAKSIPRMAREYLPLDLSATTASIALEHVLQPQPGERAVVTAAAGGTGQFAVQLLKHVYGCSVVGTCSSPSKEVFLTDTLKCDGVVNYKAEGRNTAAALLRCYPRGINIAYESVGGDLLNAVIQSLAPRGRIVSLGCVSTYQRGSIEAVCPSRKPLPLQLLAKSASLSTFFLPHFAKYGQLHFDRLCALHEQGIVQVCIDPATFKGLEGVYDAIDWMFEQKNCGKVMVEL
- a CDS encoding putative kinesin codes for the protein MSSASCSSHGSRRRSTSSTRHHRRLEDTRSPSLEGSRATIAATVSHTSASAPDRAACYGDIFVVDVASGDHFHITVALRGPFHPLTSVTHGALQRTVRNLLLASPNTHTGDSTVQSHPLLLLLLDGVPLDDSDAVTLPNGAVVEVHRGSADSPPRSVALPSEQGMPLPSTSAVSAASARLSALEAVNSDPTEEEKLWRTQATPTATTVPSPRGAGGAPSNVGLRSDVDNVAGTRDSASSYALVRTSGTATTSKSRPRCAVTLLSAFHASAHEDKLVSRQRIPSSWLPSRHGGVGVSARLSEEETTSASRQVSSLHTVKDTQRPWHRRTTTYSPISGHPHVHEGDAAVRGETASAAGARTPSSASSMLTPHLSAAFTSPAFSQDSLAATEEPLTHRRHAPPSLPRASAADDRSSSTSLCPRRAAPSAEPRPTSSASDLVPVALQNTAASDRGSQAVPASVLPAPPTDHPQLQTSAPLPSSPPLQLTAQEIYDTQRSSIAAAAAAEQRRLLTRLQQRCRVLEEEKKALLTARLGALRAQESAGLLRALREAQEETAAVEVDAVRARLGEHREDLLSHWLRVLQFHKDTHYAMPSALLRELEDEGEALTLHCLSSIAGYHTQKARLQALQRQRVLKEAEVARLRWEAQVRQCTAEEQRGCLRVVARLRPPNERSWLPASVLASAEAGELDGGYGVRVLEGSPDPARGTQQVIAPVPCVVEVTDPPRDLRRRYALWAAYNAANAGSQQRLFEDQLQPLLEHMCRTGQNVAVLAFGAVGSGKTFALFGSRAAQLPPQSVRTASKGVLPPQPHGVGGESASAGVLSDFDLSSSRSHSEGDDVGRMPNGVTTVGAPGRRGITRCLDPADAAREAQVLEFLAETEAAKRRQRSAERHAREECGWRERAGIEEGDGLLPRAVAWLTAHLRSESPHGKASGPVVKSIVFSMYEVYNDHVYDLLPTPPPSAAGTTEPGSKASWAAWPRWNAGWLPAPHIKNSNPGNLTELQLELLPPSTDRRGAVRDGSATVSHLPAQQPEQPQWRVKASEMEVRSATEALQAIHLGLHRRRSAATLRGAQSSRSHLFLRFRVKVQRPVMPAKSSSVAMQWASATSVASALEVPGIGALIGNAAASADATGAAGKPKGYDFLRAALAMPSEGATSAQPAAPASSLTCVAELLFTDFAGSERIELSGVTGDALKEAQYIHSSLSAVSEVLTALARAHPRRDRQGEAEAAARQPRKQRGGGGTPPLAAAALVQRWGAMVNCPGVTLSRSPPVFLQPRFTKLSGDRDTRQRSGHEDGLALRRRELALMDKHVAEEEGAQWWRCWRAAPPHVPFRTCKTTQLLQSALGAPCKSLVLACVQPCSVSEVVLPASLHDRKGPRTRAAAQSVFAHQAPVMLSEVHATLTFAERIHDASQDGGKAKRA